A genome region from Quadrisphaera setariae includes the following:
- a CDS encoding ATP-binding protein has translation MTTDAPADPVAPPVHREHARVVLRHATSTPGAARRFTRNHLCAAHAADALDAVLVVVSELVTNAVEHGQPPVVLTLICNVEQVVVGVHDSSTTEPRRTEGEVPWYAESGRGMQLVEGLSVHWGVSDEGPGGGTGKGVWATITLDPA, from the coding sequence GTGACCACTGATGCTCCCGCCGACCCCGTCGCGCCCCCCGTGCACCGCGAGCACGCCCGGGTGGTCCTCAGGCACGCCACCAGCACTCCCGGCGCCGCACGCCGCTTCACGCGCAACCACCTGTGCGCGGCGCACGCCGCCGACGCCCTGGACGCGGTGCTCGTCGTCGTCAGCGAGCTGGTCACCAACGCCGTCGAGCACGGCCAGCCGCCCGTGGTGCTGACCCTCATCTGCAACGTCGAGCAGGTGGTGGTGGGCGTGCACGACTCCTCCACCACCGAGCCGCGCCGCACCGAGGGCGAGGTGCCCTGGTACGCCGAGAGCGGCCGCGGCATGCAGCTGGTGGAGGGCCTGTCGGTGCACTGGGGCGTCAGCGACGAGGGCCCCGGCGGCGGCACCGGCAAGGGCGTCTGGGCCACCATCACCCTCGACCCCGCCTGA
- a CDS encoding DUF1345 domain-containing protein has protein sequence MSPKPVVNHSYAETLDRPKRASRRLAAALVTGAVVAGLAVLAGAGAAAFAAGWVVVAAVVLARDLRLIARYDAAATAKHATRDDPSRPASRSVLLLACLGSLVGVGGLLVQAGSAHGAAQDLLAGLGLVVVAASWFVVHTTFCLHYAFLYYDGDAPGGIQFEGGPPSYLDFAYVAFSIGMTYQVSDTGLTSRSMRGAALRHALLSFLLGAVVLGATINLLAGLGS, from the coding sequence GTGAGCCCGAAGCCCGTGGTGAACCACTCCTACGCGGAGACCCTCGACCGGCCGAAGCGCGCGTCGCGACGGCTGGCCGCAGCGCTCGTCACGGGGGCGGTGGTCGCAGGGCTCGCCGTCCTGGCGGGGGCCGGCGCGGCGGCCTTCGCCGCCGGGTGGGTCGTGGTGGCGGCGGTGGTGCTCGCACGCGACCTGCGCCTCATCGCGCGGTACGACGCCGCGGCGACCGCGAAGCACGCCACGCGTGACGACCCCTCCCGCCCCGCCAGCCGCTCCGTGCTGCTGCTGGCCTGCCTGGGGAGCCTGGTCGGCGTCGGTGGGCTGCTCGTGCAGGCGGGGAGCGCGCACGGCGCTGCTCAGGACCTGCTCGCGGGGCTGGGCCTGGTGGTGGTCGCGGCGTCGTGGTTCGTGGTGCACACGACGTTCTGCCTGCACTACGCGTTCCTCTACTACGACGGCGACGCGCCTGGCGGCATCCAGTTCGAGGGCGGTCCGCCGTCCTACCTCGACTTCGCCTACGTGGCGTTCTCCATCGGCATGACCTACCAGGTCTCCGACACCGGGCTGACCTCGCGCTCGATGCGCGGGGCGGCGCTGCGGCACGCGCTGCTGTCGTTCCTGTTGGGGGCGGTCGTCCTCGGCGCCACCATCAACCTGCTGGCGGGTCTCGGCTCCTGA